The Fundulus heteroclitus isolate FHET01 unplaced genomic scaffold, MU-UCD_Fhet_4.1 scaffold_44, whole genome shotgun sequence genome includes a region encoding these proteins:
- the LOC105922500 gene encoding oocyte zinc finger protein XlCOF6-like isoform X2, protein MWRQQVKQRLDAAEEQRHHILDAAFSPQHLLHTSDVQQMLLVKEEAPEEQSPGEDQRDLELLHIKEEQEELWSSQQGDQPSVKEETDPTGSPVIAVLIKREDGEEKPLFSELHQTDNRDVATSSSAEQMKAEPDEEDYGGVESSREPDLNTPGDATNSSETEVSEDEEMDCPDSGSETEDNEKKESRTLESGGQAIKSLSCSECGQQLNLRSFQSRTAAHSAVRCPSCSFSKDGLRDDVNMDPQREVQTDLNCFNCADCGKSFNRKNHLKVHMRIHTVEKTFVCDVCRQTFSQETHLNRHVKIHTGEKPFGCAVCGQTFSRKSYLNRHRKTHTGEKPFGCDVCGQTFSRKSHLDRHMKIHTGEKPFCCDICGQRFYEKAYLDRHIKIHAGEKPFSCDICGQRFSRKAHLERHMGSHAEEKPFGCDNCGQRFYEKAYLDRHVKIHSGEKPFACDVCGQRFSRKAHLERHMGSHAGKKPFGCVVCGQRFYEKAYLDRHVKIHSGEKPFTCDVCGQRFSRKAHLERHMGSHAEEKPFGCDVCRQRFHEKVCLDQHIKIHSEEKPFACNVCGQRFSRKSHLGRHMGSHTKEKPFGCDVCGKRFYEKAYLDQHIKIHSGEKPFACNVCGHRFSRKSHLERHMGSHAEEKRFGCDVCGLRFYEKAYLDRHVKIHSGEKLFACDVCGQRFSRKAHLERHMGSHAENKPFGCVVCGQRFHEKAYLDRHVKIHSGEKPFACDVCDQRFCRKVHLEQHMIIHTGEKYLTKSLF, encoded by the exons ATGTGGAGACAGCAGGTCAAGCAGCGActggatgcagcagaggagcagagaCACCACATCCTGGATGCTGCTTTCAGCCCCCAACATCTGCTGCACACATCAG atgttcagcagatGCTGCtggttaaagaagaggctcctgaagaacagagtcctggtGAGGACCAGAGGGACCTGGAGCttctccacataaaggaggagcaggaggaactctggagcagTCAGCAGGGAGATCAGCCCagtgtgaaggaggagactgatccCACTGGCTCTCCAGTCATTGCTGTTCTCATCAAGAGGGAAGATGGTGAAGAGAAACCTCTGTTCTCTGAACTTCACCAAACAGACAACAGAGACGTTGCAACCAGCAGCTCAGCTGAGCAGATGAAAGCAGAACCTGATGAAGAAGACTATGGAGGAGTAGAATCCAGCAGAGAGCCAGATCTAAACACTCCTGGAGATGCCACCAACTCTTCAGAGACGGAGGTCAGTGAAGATGAGGAGATGGACTGTCCTGACTCTGGGTCTGAAACTGAAGACAATGAGAAGAAGGAGAGCAGGACTCTGGAATCAGGTGGACAGGCGATTAAATCTCTGAGCTGTTCTGAATGTGGTCAACAACTTAACCTTCGCTCCTTTCAGAGTCGCACGGCGGCTCATTCAGCGGTAAGATGCCCGAGCTGTTCGTTCAGTAAGGACGGGCTCAGAGACGATGTAAATATGGACCCGCAGAGGGAAGTCCAGACAGATCTGAACTGCTTCAATTGTGCTGACTGTGGTAAAAGTTTTAACCGGAAAAATcacctaaaggttcacatgagGATCCACACAGtagagaaaacctttgtttgtgACGTGTGCAGACAAACGTTCAGCCAAGAAACCCATTTAAACAGACACGTGAAGATCCACACGGGGGAGAAACCATTTGGCTGTGCAGTCTGTGGACAAACATTCAGCAGGAAATCTTATTTAAACCGACACAGGAAAACTCACACAGGGGAGAAACCGTTTGGCTGCGACGTCTGTGGACAAACATTCAGCAGGAAATCTCATTTAGACCGACACATGAAAATTCACACAGGGGAGAAACCATTTTGCTGTGACatttgtggacaaagattttaTGAAAAGGCCTATTTAGACCGACATATCAAAATCCATGCAGGAGAAAAGCCCTTTTCTTGTGATAtctgtggacaaagatttagtcgGAAAGCACATTTAGAACGACACATGGGTAGCCATGCAGAGGAGAAACCCTTTGGCTGTGACAattgtggacaaagattttaCGAAAAGGCCTATTTAGACCGACATGTCAAAATCCACTCAGGAGAAAAGCCGTTTGCTTGTGATGtctgtggacaaagatttagtcgGAAAGCACATTTAGAACGTCACATGGGTAGCCACGCAGGGAAGAAACCCTTTGGTTGTGTGgtttgtggacaaagattttaTGAAAAGGCCTATTTAGATCGACATGTCAAAATTCACTCAGGAGAAAAGCCGTTTACTTGTGATGtctgtggacaaagatttagtcgGAAGGCCCATTTAGAGCGACACATGGGTAGCCACGCAGAGGAGAAACCCTTTGGCTGTGACGTTTGTAGACAAAGATTTCATGAAAAGGTTTGTTTAGATCAACACATCAAAATCCACTCAGAAGAAAAACCGTTTGCTTGTAATgtttgtggacaaagatttagtcgGAAGTCGCATTTAGGACGACACATGGGAAGCCACACAAAGGAGAAACCTTTTGGCTGTGAtgtttgtggaaaaagattttatgAAAAGGCCTATTTAGACCAACACATCAAAATCCACTCAGGAGAAAAGCCATTTGCTTGTAATGTTTGTGGACATAGATTTAGTCGGAAGTCTCATTTAGAACGACACATGGGTAGCCATGCAGAGGAGAAGCGCTTTGGCTGTGATGTTTGTGGACTAAGATTTTATGAAAAGGCCTATTTAGACCGACATGTCAAAATCCACTCAGGAGAAAAACTGTTTGCTTGTGATGtctgtggacaaagatttagtcgGAAAGCACATTTAGAACGACACATGGGTAGCCACGCAGAGAACAAACCTTTTGGTTGTGTTgtttgtggacaaagatttcaTGAAAAGGCCTATTTAGACCGACACGTCAAAATCCACTCAGGAGAAAAGCCGTTTGCTTGTGATGTCTGTGATCAAAGATTTTGTCGAAAGGTACATTTAGAACAACACATGAttatccacacaggagagaaatatttaaccaaaagtcttttttaa
- the LOC105922500 gene encoding oocyte zinc finger protein XlCOF6-like isoform X1, with protein MWRQQVKQRLDAAEEQRHHILDAAFSPQHLLHTSELPADVQQMLLVKEEAPEEQSPGEDQRDLELLHIKEEQEELWSSQQGDQPSVKEETDPTGSPVIAVLIKREDGEEKPLFSELHQTDNRDVATSSSAEQMKAEPDEEDYGGVESSREPDLNTPGDATNSSETEVSEDEEMDCPDSGSETEDNEKKESRTLESGGQAIKSLSCSECGQQLNLRSFQSRTAAHSAVRCPSCSFSKDGLRDDVNMDPQREVQTDLNCFNCADCGKSFNRKNHLKVHMRIHTVEKTFVCDVCRQTFSQETHLNRHVKIHTGEKPFGCAVCGQTFSRKSYLNRHRKTHTGEKPFGCDVCGQTFSRKSHLDRHMKIHTGEKPFCCDICGQRFYEKAYLDRHIKIHAGEKPFSCDICGQRFSRKAHLERHMGSHAEEKPFGCDNCGQRFYEKAYLDRHVKIHSGEKPFACDVCGQRFSRKAHLERHMGSHAGKKPFGCVVCGQRFYEKAYLDRHVKIHSGEKPFTCDVCGQRFSRKAHLERHMGSHAEEKPFGCDVCRQRFHEKVCLDQHIKIHSEEKPFACNVCGQRFSRKSHLGRHMGSHTKEKPFGCDVCGKRFYEKAYLDQHIKIHSGEKPFACNVCGHRFSRKSHLERHMGSHAEEKRFGCDVCGLRFYEKAYLDRHVKIHSGEKLFACDVCGQRFSRKAHLERHMGSHAENKPFGCVVCGQRFHEKAYLDRHVKIHSGEKPFACDVCDQRFCRKVHLEQHMIIHTGEKYLTKSLF; from the exons ATGTGGAGACAGCAGGTCAAGCAGCGActggatgcagcagaggagcagagaCACCACATCCTGGATGCTGCTTTCAGCCCCCAACATCTGCTGCACACATCAG AGCTGcctgcagatgttcagcagatGCTGCtggttaaagaagaggctcctgaagaacagagtcctggtGAGGACCAGAGGGACCTGGAGCttctccacataaaggaggagcaggaggaactctggagcagTCAGCAGGGAGATCAGCCCagtgtgaaggaggagactgatccCACTGGCTCTCCAGTCATTGCTGTTCTCATCAAGAGGGAAGATGGTGAAGAGAAACCTCTGTTCTCTGAACTTCACCAAACAGACAACAGAGACGTTGCAACCAGCAGCTCAGCTGAGCAGATGAAAGCAGAACCTGATGAAGAAGACTATGGAGGAGTAGAATCCAGCAGAGAGCCAGATCTAAACACTCCTGGAGATGCCACCAACTCTTCAGAGACGGAGGTCAGTGAAGATGAGGAGATGGACTGTCCTGACTCTGGGTCTGAAACTGAAGACAATGAGAAGAAGGAGAGCAGGACTCTGGAATCAGGTGGACAGGCGATTAAATCTCTGAGCTGTTCTGAATGTGGTCAACAACTTAACCTTCGCTCCTTTCAGAGTCGCACGGCGGCTCATTCAGCGGTAAGATGCCCGAGCTGTTCGTTCAGTAAGGACGGGCTCAGAGACGATGTAAATATGGACCCGCAGAGGGAAGTCCAGACAGATCTGAACTGCTTCAATTGTGCTGACTGTGGTAAAAGTTTTAACCGGAAAAATcacctaaaggttcacatgagGATCCACACAGtagagaaaacctttgtttgtgACGTGTGCAGACAAACGTTCAGCCAAGAAACCCATTTAAACAGACACGTGAAGATCCACACGGGGGAGAAACCATTTGGCTGTGCAGTCTGTGGACAAACATTCAGCAGGAAATCTTATTTAAACCGACACAGGAAAACTCACACAGGGGAGAAACCGTTTGGCTGCGACGTCTGTGGACAAACATTCAGCAGGAAATCTCATTTAGACCGACACATGAAAATTCACACAGGGGAGAAACCATTTTGCTGTGACatttgtggacaaagattttaTGAAAAGGCCTATTTAGACCGACATATCAAAATCCATGCAGGAGAAAAGCCCTTTTCTTGTGATAtctgtggacaaagatttagtcgGAAAGCACATTTAGAACGACACATGGGTAGCCATGCAGAGGAGAAACCCTTTGGCTGTGACAattgtggacaaagattttaCGAAAAGGCCTATTTAGACCGACATGTCAAAATCCACTCAGGAGAAAAGCCGTTTGCTTGTGATGtctgtggacaaagatttagtcgGAAAGCACATTTAGAACGTCACATGGGTAGCCACGCAGGGAAGAAACCCTTTGGTTGTGTGgtttgtggacaaagattttaTGAAAAGGCCTATTTAGATCGACATGTCAAAATTCACTCAGGAGAAAAGCCGTTTACTTGTGATGtctgtggacaaagatttagtcgGAAGGCCCATTTAGAGCGACACATGGGTAGCCACGCAGAGGAGAAACCCTTTGGCTGTGACGTTTGTAGACAAAGATTTCATGAAAAGGTTTGTTTAGATCAACACATCAAAATCCACTCAGAAGAAAAACCGTTTGCTTGTAATgtttgtggacaaagatttagtcgGAAGTCGCATTTAGGACGACACATGGGAAGCCACACAAAGGAGAAACCTTTTGGCTGTGAtgtttgtggaaaaagattttatgAAAAGGCCTATTTAGACCAACACATCAAAATCCACTCAGGAGAAAAGCCATTTGCTTGTAATGTTTGTGGACATAGATTTAGTCGGAAGTCTCATTTAGAACGACACATGGGTAGCCATGCAGAGGAGAAGCGCTTTGGCTGTGATGTTTGTGGACTAAGATTTTATGAAAAGGCCTATTTAGACCGACATGTCAAAATCCACTCAGGAGAAAAACTGTTTGCTTGTGATGtctgtggacaaagatttagtcgGAAAGCACATTTAGAACGACACATGGGTAGCCACGCAGAGAACAAACCTTTTGGTTGTGTTgtttgtggacaaagatttcaTGAAAAGGCCTATTTAGACCGACACGTCAAAATCCACTCAGGAGAAAAGCCGTTTGCTTGTGATGTCTGTGATCAAAGATTTTGTCGAAAGGTACATTTAGAACAACACATGAttatccacacaggagagaaatatttaaccaaaagtcttttttaa
- the LOC105924523 gene encoding zinc finger protein OZF isoform X2: MWRQQVKQRLDAAEEQRHHILDAAFSPQHLLHTSDTQQMVLVKEAAEEQNPGEDHVDPDPLHIKEEQEELWISLEREQEETTATMFPVIADLMKSEDDEGEDRDLPTISSADQMKAEPNEEDHREAESSRKSDKKPHSATSSSSETEDSEDDDVDHPNPELKPLSDPGSETEDSVEYGKSRTVNRTLNFSYCGQQFSNEHPQGHMTDQFSVTSSTCTGEKERQSEKKDVESQRKVQTKLKRYRCGDCGNLFQKKYLQVHMRIHTGEKPFGCDVCGRRFSDKMALNRHMRVHTGDKPYGCDVCGKTFSEKASITRHRRIHTGEKPFGCSVCGQRFSYKVVLTRHMRIHTGDKPYGCDVCGKTFSQRSSIIKHKRIHTGEKPFKCHVCGQRFNDKARIKRHITTHTGEKPFDCDVCGQKFSHKSSLDRHMIIHTGEKPFGCDVCGQRFTYKSSLDRHMIIHTGEKPFSCEFCGQRFNQKGNLNMHMRIHAVGKN; encoded by the exons ATGTGGAGACAGCAGGTCAAGCAGCGActggatgcagcagaggagcagagaCACCACATCCTGGATGCTGCTTTCAGCCCCCAACATCTGCTGCACACATCAG ACACTCAGCAGATGGTGCTGGTTAAAGAGGCTGCTGAAGAACAGAACCCTGGGGAGGACCATGTGGACCCAGACCcgctccacataaaggaggaacaagaGGAACTCTGGATCAGTCTGgagagagagcaggaggagACTACTGCCACCATGTTTCCAGTCATTGCTGATCTCATGAAGAGCGAAgatgatgaaggagaagacAGAGATCTACCAACCATCAGCTCAGCTGACCAGATGAAAGCAGAACCTAATGAAGAGGACCACAGAGAAGCAGAATCCAGCAGGAAGTCAGATAAAAAACCTCACAGTGCGACTTCTAGCTCTTCAGAGACTGAAGACAGCGAGGATGATGATGTGGACCATCCTAATCCTGAGCTGAAACCCTTATCGGACCCTGGGTCTGAAACTGAAGACAGTGTGGAATATGGGAAGAGCAGAACTGTCAACAGAACTCTGAACTTCTCTTATTGTGGGCAACAGTTTAGTAACGAGCACCCTCAGGGTCACATGACAGATCAGTTCAGCGTGACCTCATCAACCTGTACAGGTGAAAAGGAACGGCAGAGTGAAAAGAAAGATGTTGAGTCACAGAGGAAAGTCCAGACAAAACTGAAACGTTATCGTTGTGGTGACTGTGGGAAcctttttcaaaagaaatatCTCCAGgtacacatgagaatccacactgGAGAGAAACCATTTGGCTGTGATGTTTGTGGACGTAGATTTAGTGATAAAATGGCTTTAAACCGTCATATGAGGGTCCACACTGGAGACAAACCCTATGGTTGTGATGTTTGTGGAAAAACATTCAGTGAAAAGGCAAGTATAACTAGACACAGAaggatccacactggagagaaACCCTTTGGCTGTAGTgtttgtggacaaagatttagttaCAAGGTTGTTTTAACCCGTCACATGAGGATCCACACTGGAGACAAACCATATGGTTGTGATGTTTGTGGTAAAACATTTAGCCAAAGGTCAAGCATAATCAAACACAAGaggatccacacaggagagaaaccatttaaatgtcatgtatgtggacaaagatttaatgACAAGGCACGTATAAAAAGACATATTACaacccacacaggtgagaaacccTTTGACTGTGATGTGTGTGGACAAAAATTTAGTCACAAGTCATCTTTGGACAGACACATGAttatccacacaggagagaaaccatttGGCTGTGATGTCTGTGGACAGAGATTTACGTACAAGTCATCTTTAGACAGACACATGATTATCCACACTGGAGAGAAACCATTTAGCTGTGAAttttgtggacaaagatttaaccaAAAGGGAAATTTAAACATGCACATGAGAATCCATGCAGTAGGGAAAAATTAA
- the LOC105924523 gene encoding zinc finger protein OZF isoform X1, which produces MWRQQVKQRLDAAEEQRHHILDAAFSPQHLLHTSADTQQMVLVKEAAEEQNPGEDHVDPDPLHIKEEQEELWISLEREQEETTATMFPVIADLMKSEDDEGEDRDLPTISSADQMKAEPNEEDHREAESSRKSDKKPHSATSSSSETEDSEDDDVDHPNPELKPLSDPGSETEDSVEYGKSRTVNRTLNFSYCGQQFSNEHPQGHMTDQFSVTSSTCTGEKERQSEKKDVESQRKVQTKLKRYRCGDCGNLFQKKYLQVHMRIHTGEKPFGCDVCGRRFSDKMALNRHMRVHTGDKPYGCDVCGKTFSEKASITRHRRIHTGEKPFGCSVCGQRFSYKVVLTRHMRIHTGDKPYGCDVCGKTFSQRSSIIKHKRIHTGEKPFKCHVCGQRFNDKARIKRHITTHTGEKPFDCDVCGQKFSHKSSLDRHMIIHTGEKPFGCDVCGQRFTYKSSLDRHMIIHTGEKPFSCEFCGQRFNQKGNLNMHMRIHAVGKN; this is translated from the exons ATGTGGAGACAGCAGGTCAAGCAGCGActggatgcagcagaggagcagagaCACCACATCCTGGATGCTGCTTTCAGCCCCCAACATCTGCTGCACACATCAG CAGACACTCAGCAGATGGTGCTGGTTAAAGAGGCTGCTGAAGAACAGAACCCTGGGGAGGACCATGTGGACCCAGACCcgctccacataaaggaggaacaagaGGAACTCTGGATCAGTCTGgagagagagcaggaggagACTACTGCCACCATGTTTCCAGTCATTGCTGATCTCATGAAGAGCGAAgatgatgaaggagaagacAGAGATCTACCAACCATCAGCTCAGCTGACCAGATGAAAGCAGAACCTAATGAAGAGGACCACAGAGAAGCAGAATCCAGCAGGAAGTCAGATAAAAAACCTCACAGTGCGACTTCTAGCTCTTCAGAGACTGAAGACAGCGAGGATGATGATGTGGACCATCCTAATCCTGAGCTGAAACCCTTATCGGACCCTGGGTCTGAAACTGAAGACAGTGTGGAATATGGGAAGAGCAGAACTGTCAACAGAACTCTGAACTTCTCTTATTGTGGGCAACAGTTTAGTAACGAGCACCCTCAGGGTCACATGACAGATCAGTTCAGCGTGACCTCATCAACCTGTACAGGTGAAAAGGAACGGCAGAGTGAAAAGAAAGATGTTGAGTCACAGAGGAAAGTCCAGACAAAACTGAAACGTTATCGTTGTGGTGACTGTGGGAAcctttttcaaaagaaatatCTCCAGgtacacatgagaatccacactgGAGAGAAACCATTTGGCTGTGATGTTTGTGGACGTAGATTTAGTGATAAAATGGCTTTAAACCGTCATATGAGGGTCCACACTGGAGACAAACCCTATGGTTGTGATGTTTGTGGAAAAACATTCAGTGAAAAGGCAAGTATAACTAGACACAGAaggatccacactggagagaaACCCTTTGGCTGTAGTgtttgtggacaaagatttagttaCAAGGTTGTTTTAACCCGTCACATGAGGATCCACACTGGAGACAAACCATATGGTTGTGATGTTTGTGGTAAAACATTTAGCCAAAGGTCAAGCATAATCAAACACAAGaggatccacacaggagagaaaccatttaaatgtcatgtatgtggacaaagatttaatgACAAGGCACGTATAAAAAGACATATTACaacccacacaggtgagaaacccTTTGACTGTGATGTGTGTGGACAAAAATTTAGTCACAAGTCATCTTTGGACAGACACATGAttatccacacaggagagaaaccatttGGCTGTGATGTCTGTGGACAGAGATTTACGTACAAGTCATCTTTAGACAGACACATGATTATCCACACTGGAGAGAAACCATTTAGCTGTGAAttttgtggacaaagatttaaccaAAAGGGAAATTTAAACATGCACATGAGAATCCATGCAGTAGGGAAAAATTAA